The nucleotide window CGATCCTCCCGCCGACCCGCTCCCGCAACCGCACGCGGAACCCTCTCTCCCCCGCTCCGGTCGCCCCGGCGAGCCAGCAAAAGGAGCAGAGCCCTCCGCCGCAGCCGCAGTCTGATCCTCCTAAGAAGAGCGTCCCCGCGGTCCGAGAAgatggcgaggaggaggaggacatggAGCGGCTCTTCGGGGCAGGGCGCGGCCGGCCGACGCTGAGGGAGCGGAACAGGGGCAGGGACGAGGACGGCTccctgtcgccgccgccgccgcgccaggCGTGCTGCTTCCCCTTCTCGCCCAAGAAGGCCCCGCAGAGGGCCCCGGCGGCGAGGAGCAGGAAGGACCGCGTCGGAGGAGCGCCGGGCGACGACGTCCTCGGCATCGACGCCGGCGAGTGGGGCGACGAGAACAGGAGGATGGTCACGGAGCTCAAGGAGCAGCAGCGCAAGCTCAAGAAGGCGCTCGAGGAGCAGGTCAAGGTCAGCAGGGAGACGGCCAAGATGGCGCGGTGGGTCAAGCAGGCCTCCGCGCGCATGACGCACACGGACGCCATTGACGACCTGCTCAGCGAcatcgacgacgacgacgacgagctCAAGTGAAGAGATGTCTGCTCTGCTTTCCTTGTGTTCCAAAGCTTCTGCTTCATCTTTTCGGAAAATTTCCCTGGCTTGGACACACAAACTATATATATGAAGATGTTTAGGTTGCAATGCATAGTAGTACTAGCTATATATGAGTTGGACTACAGAAAGAGGGATATAAATTCTGCTGTTTTAGACGAAGAGAGGTGTATGGAAATGTTGGATCTTCTGTTCTTGTTTCTTATATTCTTACTACGAGTTATGTCTAAAATCACAAACCATAACCACCATTACATGCACCAAGGTACAGAACTTGACAAAGATATAATCTGCCTATTAGTAAATTCAGTACAAATACAAGTTGGGCGAGAGAATAATACTAGAGATTGCGGCACACAGACAAACACAGGGACAGTGACACTTAACCTAATTATTTGATCCTATTTCGAGTTCACAGCCTATTGGCGGAGGCAGAGGGAATGTAAAGTGAAGACAAAAAAAAGTAGCCCTATGAAAATGGTTACAGAGAATCATCTGAGTTGTCTACTTCCAAAGATGATTGTTTTCATAAGCTATCCTGATGATATACAAGTCAAAGCTCAGTACACCTAATATTCTGAAAACCACGATGCAGTGTGGTTCAGGAAGAGGGCAACGAATGGAATTTCAAACTTATGATACACTTCACCATCTTTTTCCTGTCCAGATCCCCGAAAGTCTCCTTTAACTGTTTCCTCGACTATGAAATCTGAACTCCAGTACAAAGGCAAGCACATATCAGGTGATCCTACGTCGTAAATGAAGGTAATAGCGATGGGCTGTTTGTTTGTTTGCATACCTGCATTGTGGAGCCAGAAATATGCAGGCGCCGGATGATTTGAACTTATGCTCGACCTCAGAGCTCCAGTCTAACTAAAACTGAGGAAGAATCACGGTTGTTCTGAATCTTGTGATTGCTGGCCCCATTATTACTCCACAACAAACGACCACCATTGGAGAAAATGCCAGAGGGAGATTCTCCAGATTCCACGAAACACAGCACGTGGACTAGAACCTTTCTGTGTGAAAAGTAATTGCTGTCTCATGTTCTGCCATTTTAAAAAGGGCCAAAGTGTGAGAACCATACCTTCAAATATGAAATGGGTAGGTGATAAATGAACATCTGCACAACACTTATTATACTTCATAGAAGTTGAAGCCGTTCGAACACTTTTTGTTTCAATTCAAAGAAATCAGGAGCGCAGGAGCTCCTCAATTTGGAAGATAATATTAAGTTGAGGCCTAACCTTCCTTGTCCTAATCAAGGTACTATTTAAGTTGTTTTCATCTCATTCAGCatatctagatgtgctttagcaaaactgataAGAAAATAACCACGTGACACATGTGGTAAGCAATCCAAACTATTCCCCCAAAAAACttatataagaaaataaaaaatatataaagGGGCAACTTCATGCAAAAGGACATCATAAGTGTTACGAGATTAGGAGAGCCGGAGAACCATTTATATGCAAATTTCAGAGTAAATACAATCAGCGCACTTACATTTTACTTTACAAGAGATCCATCAAGCATGTGCTAGCAAAGTAGGGGTTCTTGTAGTTATAGACATTAACATAAGAGCCACTTCAGAGCTGCTGGGGTTCCAATTTCAATAATCTGGCAAAGCATGCGTCAACCAATACATCCTTGAAAACCACAAGAAAACAGCTGCAAAAGTGCAAATGAAACACTTACATCCCATTTGTTCCAGTGTAACAGACGCATCATGCAACATTTCCCTAGCTTTTCTATCTGGGGTACAGCCAGCACGCTCCATTTCACTATATACTTCTGAAACCTGTTCAAGAAAATGAGAAAACTATTTCAAGCTCGTCAAATTATCTAGGCACGTAGATTTCTCTAATGGTTCAAAATCTCAATAGTATATATAATCATAATTGGCACCGTATCAAGAAAATTAAATCTTCATTAGCTAAGGAGAGAGTTGCAATTGCATGTCACCCAAAAAGAACTCTTCTATAGTTAAGAGTTAATAGCTGAAAAAATCCTATTGTTTTTACCAAGGTTTTCTGTCGGCAACAAAGCATATGGATATTTAAGCAACTGAAGTAATCAAAACTACAAATACAGCAGGCGGACCTTCTCATATCTTTTTACTCTCATGAAAGCCTTCATTAGAGTAGTGTAAGTGACAACATCTGGGCTCATACCCTGAGAAAGAATAAGCAATGGTAAGAGAGAGTGCGAAGAAAGTAAATTCATGGCACCCAAACAAGAACCAAAAAAATAACAGCATTCTCATTCAGGAGAAAGTACATACACTGTCCTTGATATGCTGAAATACAGCTAGTGCCTCCAAGTGCCTTCCAGCCGTACTAAAAGCATTGATTAACAAATTCAACATAACGAGATTTGGTTCAATTCCTTCTTCCTCCATCAATTGAAGAACACTTACAGTTTGTTCACACAAACCCTGAAATGGGAAAGCCAAAGCAATATGATGTGCACAAGAAGAAAAGGACAGACAGGAACTGATGGTTTTGAGATCAGCGAAAAGGCGACTAAACTGACAAAACTCAATATTCATGCAAAGTTTCAGTCAAAATAATTATTCATGCACAGTAGCAAGCTATGCCAAAGTACTCACTCACAGGCAACCCTGAATCAGCTAAATCGCTAAATTAGATGGAAAATAGTTCATGTAAATCAGCTCAAGGTAACACAAAATGCAAAATCTACCTAGCAAATATAGTTGCCTGTAATGGTACTGTAATTTCTCGATGTAACTTTCAGAGTTTCAAGTGCTAAGAGGCAGATATATATTGATGTTAACGGTACTAATTAAGCTTCTTTTGAAGGAGAAAACAACTACAATGGCTATATTTCAAGATTTTTATACTATTACAACCATATAGTAGCAAGTAATGCCAAACTACTCGCTCTTGGGGCATACTGTTTTGGATAAGCTAATGTACCACATGGCAAAAAAGAAGTTGCAAGTCGGCTCACTTATGTTTCTGTATAACACAAAATACAAAATCTACCCAACAGATGTAATTATTTGCCATGGCAATCTTATTGTTTGATGTAACCGATTTAAGCAGAAAAAAGTTGGACTTCCAGTGAATTATTTATAGCCGATCACTATTCTAGGACCAGAACTACGGTTTGTGTTATTAATTCTTCTGGAGACTTAACATCATTGTTTTGACAGGAAATCTTAGCATGCACTGGGAGATATTAAAGAACATATCATTCCACTATGAAATTGGTTTGCTCCATTTCCAGTGGCACTAACCTGTTGAGCATAAGCGTTCGCCAGGACGCAGAAGATACTAGGAGAAAGCTGCAGGTTTTCAGCTTTAAGAGCAGCTACACATTCCTGGGCATCGCGAGAGTGGCCATACTGACCGTAAATGTCAACCAAAACTGCATATATTGCACCACTCTCCTTGAACCCTCGATTCCTCATTTTATCAAACAGCTCTTTGAGCTCATCCCACTTCCCTTGCTCCCCCAGCCTGCCGATGATCGTAATGAAGATCTTCGGGTCCGGGTACATCCCTTCCTCCTGCATAGCAGCAAGGAATCGCAGGGCACGCTTCATGTTCCCAACCCGACAGTGCCATCGAATCAAAGCGTTCCACGTAGCGATGTCCGGCTTGATCCCCTCCCCACGCattttctcaaacaccctgcGCGCGTCGGCGAGCTGCCCGTACTTGCCTAACGTATCGATCAAGCCGTTGTAAATCTTGACGTCGAGCTCCACCCCGAGCTCCTGCATCTCCATGATGAGGTCGGTGGCCTTCTTCCACATGCCGCTGTCCCTGTAAAGCCGCACCAGCGTGCTGTACCCGGCGGTGCCCAGCCGGATCCCCCGGCGCTTCATCTCGCCGAGGACCCACCACGAGTCCTCGAGGCGGCCGGCGCGGGCGTAGGCGTCCAGCAGGAGCGTGTAGGTGCGCCGGTCCCGCGCGACCCCGTCGTCGGCCAtctggaggaggaggcggtcggcGAGGCGGAGGTGCGCCCGAGCGAGGAGGCCCTCGAGGAGCGCGTTGTAGTGCGCGGCGTCCGGGCGGAGCCCGAGGTGGCGCATCTCGAGGAGGAGCGCCTCCGCCTCGAGCGCGCGGCCGGCGCGGGCCAGCGCACGGATGAGGCGCGCGTaggcggcggcgctggggcgCATCCCGGCGGCCTGCATGTCCGCGAGGAGTTGGAGCGAGCGGGCGAGGTCGGAGCCCGCGTGGGGCTGGATGGAGCGGTCGTAGGACTCCCACGGCCGCTCCCGGTGGTGGTCCGGCGCGGTCGAGCAGCAGGCGACGGCGATGGTGAAGCCGCGGCGTCCTAGAGTCAGACGCTGGAGGGGCGGAAGCTGCAGCGGTGGGTGAAGATGCCGGCGGACGAGGCAGCAGGCATCCATGGATATTGGAGCGCGCGCGTGTGCTCGCTCCCGCTGTGGTTGGGTTGGAGGCTTGGAGCCGACCGGGGAGACGAGTGTtttttcttgagaaatgggagaaGAGTAATGGACCGGGGAATATTCCAAACACAACCTAGCCAAATGGGCCGGCACGGCCCGACCTGGGCTATACGTGCCAGGCACAGCACGGCCCACCCAGGCACGCCATCTTTTTATTTTTGAGGCTGTATAACGATTCTTCATTCAAGCTAGTTCAAAGGAATCGTTGCAATTTCATGTGATTGAAGAAACCACACATGCCTTCCAACATGTAAAGACCAAGCAAATTTAGCTATGCTATCAGCCTCAAAGTTTTGAGACCTttcccccgcaaaaaaaaagaagTCTTGAGACCTTTTCTTATACTCCAAAAAATCTAGTTTACTAGCACAAATCTCTTGGACAATAGGTGCACGGGTCATTTCGGGCAGGCATATGCGTTACGCTCCCTGGGAGCTCCTAGCCACCGCATTATGCGGCAAACAGACCTCCCTTCGCACAGGGCGCGCCGACTGGGATGGCCCATTTTGAGTTGAACAAACCAAGCTGTCTGGCGAAAAAAAATCGCAAAAACAATGCGTCGCGCGAGCTCGGATTCAAACTAGAGACATGCTGCTAGCATATGGGTCAGGCTAACCAGTCCACCTATTGACCATTGTTGATGAAACTAGCAGAGTGAACCATAAAGTACTACATTTAGTGGCGTAAACGGAACATTACTTAAAACCTTGCAGACAATGCTTCAAATTTAGAACACTTTAATTAAGTTAGGAATATTTTTTAACACACGCGAACGAATTTAAAAATTTCTCATCATCTTTTGAAAGCTATGATGAAATTTTCAACTTCCTGAACATTTTTCGTAAATGTGAACGTTTTTTGAATTTGTAAACAAAACTCAAAAAGTGGAACTCAGTTTGCAATTATAAACAATTTATTTAAAAcattaacatttttaaaattttcaaaacatttttgagaacgtgaacatttttcaaaattccAGAACATGCTctgaaaacatgaacattttttgaattggtGAACAAAGTTTGAAAACGGGGACAACATTTTAGGTTCAGAACAAAAATTATAAAGTGAGAACCAATGGAAAATCCTGATTTTTTTGGAAATGAGAACAATTTGGAAAAGCTTGCACGTTTTCTGAAATTCCCGAACATTTTTTTTGAGTTTGTGaacaaaactaaaaaaatgtGATTTTTTTTCATATTCCCAAACAGTTTTTGAATTTGCAAACAAAATTTCAAGAACATGAACATTTATGAATTTGTGGACAAATTTTCAACATAGGGACATTTTTTGAAAATTGTAAACATTTTCTGAATCTGCAAAAAAAAACATAACATGCAAACATTTTTACAATTTAAAATTCTATTAGTTTTAGATTTTGAAACATTTTTTGTAAAATAAACAACAATATTTGAACATCCAAACATCTCTAAAAAGACGAACAaaatttggaatttcaaacaatTTTAAAAAAGACGAATAAAATTAGAAACCACGAAAGtattttgaatttgtgaacaattAAAAAAAAGCAGAACATGTTTAAATTTCTGAACAAATTTTGTAAGCCCGAACATTATTTGAAACTCCCCGAACAATTTTCGAATTTGTAAGTAAATTTTGAAAAcgagaacattttttgaaattgtgaACAAAATTTTGAAACCACAAATATTTTTTGCAATtgataaacattttttgaaatgaTAAAACAAGAACATTTTCAAAATAAGGAACATTTTTAGAtttaggaattttttttgaaaacagaaacaattttcaaaatttgaacttcttttagAATATTGAACATTTctggaaaaagaaaaatgaaaattataaaaaagaaaacccgaccacaaagaaaaataaaaaaaccggAGAGAAAAAAAAACCCGAAGGGGTAGTGCCAATGCGATCTActcaaatgggccggcccagtcacGTTGATCGGCCGCTTGCCTGTGCGTTTCTCCGGCAACTTGCGGCAACGAGCGGCAAATAAGAAATTCCGCTCTCCCTAACTTAGGCATGACCCCCTTATCGCACGTGCCAGTATGGTCGGACCGCATGGCCCACCGTAGCACGTCTCATCAAAATATCTCCAAAAAAATGACGAGAAACTTACAAAGACAAATTTTAGGCATGTGAGaaagtttgaaaaaaaattagCTGCTCATAGCCGATTTTGTCTTCTCTGGCATGAACTCCTCGAATGTCGTTTGCCAACGAATTTTTGCACTCACCTGGCGCACTCAAGCATCTTTCATGTAAAAAAAAATCAGAtttatttgaattttttattttttattttgatTTTTACTGTTCACACGGTAAGCATGATATTTGAAATGGGACTTCTTACTTGGTAAGCATTTTACCTGATCTAGTCATGTTTGATCATAAAACTTAGAGCAACTCCAAGGCACCGATCCATTTTGCTCGCGCGTGTCCGTTTGGATCAAAACGAAGACAAAAGTCGACCCAACGTGCCAACTCAAACGGTCACGTGTTCACTTTTCGTCCGCTCGACGACCCATTCCAAGCCTAAATTCGGGCCTCATTTGCGTCGGCGCAGACACGAGGCAGACGTGCGCAACACCCGCCTACCCCCCAGGCCCGCCAGTCAGTGGCACATACGTCATTCTCTTCCTCCCATCCATAGCAAGCACCCGGCTACCCAACCccgtcgccgccgtcgccccgtTCTAGTGTCCTAGCCAGCCGTCTGTACCCACATATCCCCCCACAACACGCACCTTCCAATGTCGCTGTCACCACCTTCTCGCCACCGGACCACCGCAGCTTCCTCCGAtgtcgccaccagcaccacctcGCCCCCCGTGCCCCGGCCAGCTCCTTCGACGACGACGACACGCCAGCTACCTAGTCCAAGGGAAGTGTGCGGCTCTTCGCCGACCTGCTTCTTCAACGCCGCCCGCAAGTTGTTCGACGGTTTGCCCGCAAGGTACAAATGGACTCTGCCGACGAGTTCTTTTTCCACAATTTCATTTGCGGCTTGGATGATTCTTCATCGGACGATGACGAGATGGTGGTTGTTGTGTTGGTCGTCCATGACCACCTGAGTAGGCAACGATCGTTGTTCCAGGGCTCGACCCCGGGACACACTCCGACGTTGAATCGCAACCGAGAGAGCGGCCATTTGCTTCTCTAGAAGGACTATTTCGAGACAACCAACCGACTCTGCAagtgaaaggatcgagatggacctagaggcgggggtgaataggtacaattacaaattttaattgttactaagcaattttaggcaataatgcggaaaatgaaagtgagcctaacaattgcaagtaTGATACTAATgagctaagcaagataaacaagtgacacaaatatatatgagtaagcaagcacaagatgatataagtaagtgctaagagacaagtaaccacaagtagagagttagggttaggaataaccgcaactccgagagacgaggatgtatgccgatgttcacttccttggagggaagctacgtcaccgtttagagaggtggatgttaccacgaaggcacaccaacgccatgaaggctcaccctattctctccttgagacaacaccacgaaggcgtttctcaaccactagtggtagaccttggggtggtctccaaaccctcacaaactttcCGGGGGAAATCACAATGGTCGATTCCTCGCCGGAgcactcctaccgcctaggagtctccaacctccaagagtaacaagaagCACCACAAAAACAAGGGGGAATCAACTTTCGCTTTGGTGAATGTGTAGATCGAGCACTTCTCCTTCGCTTCTCAAAAGATCAAGAGCTTTGGTTGGCTAAGGAGGGAGATCTCCAAGAAATCGAGGTCTGAAAATGGAGGTGAGAGAAATGGAGTCGTCCACCCCTtcgtgaggaagaagaagactatttataggtggggatgAAATTTGGCCGTTGGAGGCAGATTTCTGCGTAGCCCGGAAGTTCCGGCTACAGACGGAAGTTCCGGACCCCGGAAGTTCCGGCCAAGTTCCGGACAGGTTCCGGGCTACACATAAGATTTGCACCACTCAGTAGTACCCCAGAAGCTGCTGACACAGGGGACGGAAGTTCCGGCCGCCCCGGAAGTTCCGGGTGATGGAAGTTCCGGCCAGGGTCCGGTGAGGTTCCGGGCTACACAGAGAGATTGCACGAAAAAGTGCAGTTTCTCTGGGTACCCCGGAAGCTTCCCGGACCCCGCCCGGACATTCCGGTCCCCGGAAGTTCCGGCCGTCCCGGAGGTTCCGGCCTGAACAGAGACTTGGCACTAGGATATTTAGATCAATGTGAGAAGGTAAGTTGATTCCCCGGATGTTTTCATGATgcaccccctcttaatagtgcggctGCCCTAAGGACTCAAGAAATAAGAAAACTTTAAGGTACTCTTCTTTTCTTGAGCACACCTCTTTTCCTTTTTCCAATAAGAGAGGAAATAACCATCCATGCTTCACTTTTAGCTTAATCAGGGCTGTTAACACTTAGAGCATGTGGTTAGAAACACAAATGAAGTTGCCATCAATGTCAAAAACACTTTAGTGCAAtattgcactttcaatctcccccttttgaCATAGATGACAACAATGCTTGAGAGGGTAAACTCATAAAGTATATACATAATTAAGCAAATTTAATGACAGGAAGGTACTCCCACACAACCCATGCCTTATTTTAAGATTGCATTTGAAATGAAATGACATGGTTAGAGGATTCTCCCCCTATCACTGTGCATACCCACACAAGAATGATATATAGACATAGCACACTTTACTAACCTTTGTTCTTCATAGTGAGGGTACAAATATAGATATAATCATAGCTGATAGATATCTCTTACAATATGAGCAAATAGAATATGCCATGTAACCTCCTTGCCATAAGTTTCTCACACATAGATAGATTAATTAACGAAACATAAATAGGTTCAAATAGCAAGCTCAGAT belongs to Triticum urartu cultivar G1812 chromosome 7, Tu2.1, whole genome shotgun sequence and includes:
- the LOC125520148 gene encoding pentatricopeptide repeat-containing protein CRP1, chloroplastic-like gives rise to the protein MDACCLVRRHLHPPLQLPPLQRLTLGRRGFTIAVACCSTAPDHHRERPWESYDRSIQPHAGSDLARSLQLLADMQAAGMRPSAAAYARLIRALARAGRALEAEALLLEMRHLGLRPDAAHYNALLEGLLARAHLRLADRLLLQMADDGVARDRRTYTLLLDAYARAGRLEDSWWVLGEMKRRGIRLGTAGYSTLVRLYRDSGMWKKATDLIMEMQELGVELDVKIYNGLIDTLGKYGQLADARRVFEKMRGEGIKPDIATWNALIRWHCRVGNMKRALRFLAAMQEEGMYPDPKIFITIIGRLGEQGKWDELKELFDKMRNRGFKESGAIYAVLVDIYGQYGHSRDAQECVAALKAENLQLSPSIFCVLANAYAQQGLCEQTVSVLQLMEEEGIEPNLVMLNLLINAFSTAGRHLEALAVFQHIKDSGMSPDVVTYTTLMKAFMRVKRYEKVSEVYSEMERAGCTPDRKAREMLHDASVTLEQMGYY